One genomic window of Niveibacterium sp. SC-1 includes the following:
- the nirB gene encoding nitrite reductase large subunit NirB: protein MRKMKLVMVGNGMAGCRTLEELIKIAPDMYDITVFGAEPHPNYNRILLSPVLAGEMTIKDIVLNDWDWYRDNEITLHAGKKVAQIDRRNRKVIAEDGTEAEYDRILLATGSNPFILPVPGKDLPGVISYRDIADTDAMIDTAKTHKHAVVIGAGLLGLEAANGLALRGMDVTVVHIGDWIMERQMDRTSAKMLQKALEAKGMKFLLPKHTAELVQGESGRVAAVKFKDGDVIPADLVVMAAGIRPNYELAEKSGLHCNRGVVVSDTMQTYDPRIYAVGECANHRGIAYGLVAPLFEQAKVCATHLAMFGIGRYQGSVTSTKLKVTGVDLFSAGNFTGGEDTEDIVLHDPGLGVYKKVVIKDNKIVGAVMYGDTADGSWYFQMLKDKQDIHDIRDHLLFGKSNLGDVGHKGASQAASLPDTAEVCGCNGVCKGTIVKSIKEKGLFTLDDVRKHTKASSSCGSCTGLVEQILASTIGGAYTPADSNNKAVCACTDHSHGEVRKAIRENKLLSVQAAMKFMDWKTPNGCSSCRPALNYYVISTWPHEGLDDPQSRFINERAHANIQKDGTYSVVPRMWGGLTTPDELRAIADAAEKYKVPTVKVTGGQRIDLLGVKKEDLPEMWADFAKAGMVSGHAYGKSIRTVKTCVGAEHCRFGTQLSMSLGVKLEKMLFGMWSPHKVKLAVSGCPRNCAEAGIKDIGVIGVDSGYELYVAGNGGIKTEVAQFLCKVKTEEEVMEYSAAFLQLYREEGYYLERTVHYVTRVGLDYVKSKVIDDAENRKVLQERLLYALQDYKDPWLERTEGALKREFIPITVVA from the coding sequence ATGCGCAAGATGAAACTGGTGATGGTGGGTAACGGCATGGCGGGCTGCCGCACGCTGGAAGAGCTCATCAAGATCGCGCCGGACATGTACGACATCACCGTGTTCGGGGCCGAACCGCATCCGAACTACAACCGCATCCTGCTTTCGCCCGTGCTCGCCGGCGAGATGACGATCAAGGACATCGTCCTCAACGACTGGGACTGGTACCGCGACAACGAGATCACGCTGCATGCCGGCAAGAAGGTCGCCCAGATCGACCGCCGCAACCGCAAGGTGATCGCCGAGGACGGCACCGAGGCCGAGTACGACCGCATCCTGCTCGCCACTGGCTCCAACCCCTTCATCCTGCCGGTACCCGGCAAGGATCTGCCCGGCGTCATTTCCTACCGCGACATCGCCGACACGGACGCGATGATCGACACGGCGAAGACGCACAAGCACGCCGTCGTCATCGGCGCCGGCCTGCTCGGCCTGGAGGCCGCCAACGGCCTCGCGCTGCGCGGCATGGACGTGACCGTGGTGCACATCGGCGACTGGATCATGGAACGCCAGATGGACCGCACCTCGGCCAAGATGCTGCAGAAGGCGCTGGAGGCCAAGGGCATGAAGTTCCTGCTGCCCAAGCACACCGCCGAACTGGTCCAGGGTGAATCGGGTCGCGTGGCCGCGGTGAAGTTCAAGGATGGCGATGTGATCCCGGCCGACCTCGTGGTCATGGCCGCGGGCATCCGTCCGAACTACGAACTCGCAGAAAAATCCGGCCTGCACTGCAACCGCGGCGTGGTGGTCAGCGACACCATGCAGACCTACGACCCGCGCATCTACGCAGTGGGCGAATGTGCCAACCACCGCGGCATCGCCTACGGCCTGGTCGCGCCGCTGTTCGAGCAGGCCAAGGTCTGCGCGACGCACCTGGCGATGTTCGGAATCGGCCGCTACCAGGGTTCGGTGACGAGCACCAAGCTCAAGGTCACCGGCGTCGATCTCTTCTCGGCCGGCAACTTCACCGGTGGCGAGGACACCGAGGACATCGTGCTGCACGACCCGGGCCTGGGCGTCTACAAGAAGGTCGTCATCAAGGACAACAAGATCGTCGGCGCCGTGATGTACGGCGACACCGCGGACGGCTCCTGGTACTTCCAGATGCTCAAGGACAAGCAGGACATCCACGACATCCGCGATCACCTGCTCTTCGGCAAGTCCAACCTCGGCGACGTCGGCCACAAGGGCGCGAGCCAGGCCGCGTCTCTGCCCGACACCGCGGAGGTCTGCGGCTGCAACGGCGTGTGCAAGGGCACCATCGTCAAGAGCATCAAGGAGAAGGGCCTCTTCACGCTGGACGATGTGAGGAAGCACACCAAGGCGTCGAGCTCCTGCGGCTCCTGTACCGGCCTGGTCGAGCAGATCCTCGCCTCCACCATCGGTGGCGCCTACACGCCGGCCGACTCCAACAACAAGGCGGTGTGCGCCTGTACCGATCACTCGCACGGCGAGGTGCGCAAGGCGATCCGCGAGAACAAGCTGCTCTCCGTGCAGGCCGCCATGAAGTTCATGGACTGGAAGACACCCAATGGCTGCTCTTCCTGCCGCCCCGCACTGAACTACTACGTGATCTCCACCTGGCCGCACGAAGGCCTGGACGATCCGCAGAGCCGCTTCATCAACGAACGTGCTCACGCCAACATCCAGAAGGACGGCACCTACTCGGTGGTGCCGCGGATGTGGGGGGGCCTCACCACCCCGGACGAACTGCGCGCCATCGCCGATGCTGCCGAGAAGTACAAGGTCCCCACCGTGAAGGTGACCGGCGGCCAGCGCATCGATCTCTTGGGCGTGAAGAAGGAAGACCTGCCCGAGATGTGGGCGGACTTCGCCAAGGCCGGCATGGTCTCGGGCCACGCCTATGGCAAGAGCATCCGCACGGTGAAGACCTGTGTCGGCGCCGAGCACTGCCGCTTCGGCACGCAGCTCTCGATGAGCCTGGGCGTGAAGCTGGAGAAGATGCTCTTCGGCATGTGGTCGCCACACAAGGTGAAGCTCGCCGTCTCGGGCTGCCCGCGCAACTGCGCGGAAGCCGGCATCAAGGACATCGGCGTGATCGGCGTGGATTCGGGCTACGAGCTCTACGTCGCCGGCAATGGCGGCATCAAGACCGAAGTCGCCCAGTTCCTCTGCAAGGTGAAGACCGAAGAGGAAGTCATGGAGTACTCCGCCGCTTTCCTGCAGCTCTATCGCGAAGAGGGCTACTACCTGGAGCGCACGGTGCACTACGTGACCCGCGTGGGCCTGGACTACGTGAAGAGCAAGGTCATCGACGACGCCGAGAACCGCAAGGTCCTGCAAGAACGCCTGCTCTACGCCCTGCAGGACTACAAGGACCCGTGGCTGGAGCGCACCGAGGGTGCACTCAAGCGCGAGTTCATCCCGATCACCGTGGTCGCCTGA
- a CDS encoding helix-turn-helix domain-containing protein encodes MPKSYEIEDCPVARTLDLIGERWTLLLLRDLLLHGARRFQDFQESLPGVAPNTLSARLKTMEENGLVTRQPYSERPPRLEYVLTERGWSLGPVVKAMRDWGLKHR; translated from the coding sequence ATGCCGAAAAGCTACGAGATCGAGGACTGCCCGGTCGCCAGGACACTGGACCTGATCGGTGAGCGCTGGACGCTGCTCCTGTTGCGCGATCTGCTGCTGCACGGCGCACGGCGCTTCCAGGACTTCCAGGAATCCCTGCCGGGCGTGGCGCCCAATACTTTGTCAGCCCGCCTCAAGACGATGGAAGAGAACGGTCTCGTGACCCGCCAGCCATACAGCGAGCGGCCCCCGCGGCTCGAATACGTGCTGACGGAAAGGGGCTGGAGCCTGGGGCCTGTGGTCAAGGCAATGCGCGACTGGGGCTTGAAGCATCGCTAG
- a CDS encoding nitrate/nitrite transporter — protein sequence MDKKSFLQAGHTPTLIAAFLYFDLAFMVWVLLGPLGVQIANDLGLTPAQKGLMVATPLLTGAFLRIVMGVLVDQVKPKLAGAIGQVIVMAALFFAWKHGIKSYGEVLVLAGFLGVAGASFAVALPLASRWYPPEHQGTALGIAGAGNSGTVLAALFAPTLAAAFGWVNVFGLVLIPLSVVFLIYLAMAKDAPNCPPPKPLSDYLAVLKDRDAWWFMFFYSVTFGGFSGLASSLTIYFNSQYGLDPKTAGFFTAGCVFAGSLVRPIGGNVADRIGGIKSLTAMYALAASFLILVSFGMPTVWTAAAVFVCAMLALGMGNGAVFQLVPQRFRKEIGVMTGLVGMAGGIGGFYLASSLGYSKQLTGSYQIGFLIFAALALLALAGLTGVKTRWRTTWGAAHLTAAKV from the coding sequence ATGGACAAGAAATCCTTCCTGCAGGCCGGCCACACGCCCACCCTGATCGCGGCCTTCCTCTACTTCGACCTCGCCTTCATGGTGTGGGTGCTGCTGGGTCCGCTGGGCGTGCAGATCGCCAACGACCTCGGCCTCACACCCGCGCAGAAGGGCCTGATGGTCGCCACGCCGCTACTGACCGGTGCCTTCCTGCGCATCGTGATGGGTGTGCTGGTCGACCAGGTGAAACCCAAGCTCGCCGGCGCGATCGGCCAGGTCATCGTGATGGCCGCGCTCTTCTTCGCCTGGAAGCACGGCATCAAGAGCTACGGAGAAGTGCTGGTGCTCGCGGGCTTCCTCGGCGTGGCCGGCGCGTCCTTCGCCGTGGCCCTGCCGCTCGCCTCACGCTGGTATCCGCCCGAGCACCAGGGTACGGCCCTGGGCATCGCCGGCGCCGGCAACTCCGGCACCGTGCTCGCCGCGCTCTTCGCACCTACGCTGGCCGCCGCCTTCGGCTGGGTCAACGTTTTCGGCCTGGTGCTGATCCCGCTCTCGGTCGTGTTCCTGATCTACCTCGCCATGGCCAAGGACGCGCCCAACTGCCCGCCCCCGAAGCCGCTGTCCGATTACCTCGCCGTGCTCAAGGACCGCGATGCCTGGTGGTTCATGTTCTTCTACTCGGTGACCTTCGGCGGCTTCTCCGGCCTCGCCTCCTCGCTCACGATCTACTTCAACTCGCAATACGGGCTGGACCCCAAGACCGCCGGTTTCTTCACCGCCGGCTGCGTCTTCGCGGGCAGTCTGGTGCGCCCGATCGGCGGCAACGTCGCCGACCGCATCGGTGGCATCAAGAGCCTCACCGCGATGTACGCACTCGCAGCGAGCTTCCTGATCCTGGTGAGCTTCGGCATGCCCACGGTGTGGACCGCCGCCGCCGTCTTCGTCTGCGCCATGCTCGCGCTCGGCATGGGCAACGGCGCCGTCTTCCAGCTCGTGCCCCAGCGCTTCCGCAAGGAAATCGGCGTCATGACGGGGCTGGTCGGCATGGCCGGCGGCATCGGCGGCTTCTACCTCGCCTCCAGCCTCGGCTACTCCAAGCAGCTCACTGGCAGCTACCAGATCGGCTTCCTCATCTTCGCCGCCCTGGCGCTCCTCGCGCTGGCCGGGCTGACCGGCGTGAAGACCCGCTGGCGCACGACCTGGGGCGCCGCGCACCTGACCGCCGCCAAGGTTTGA
- the nirD gene encoding nitrite reductase small subunit NirD: MSTATQETTTVEWKEVCPLAEIPVLGSRVVRGTRHGDIAIFRNSEDEVFALHDKCPHKGGPLSQGIVHGRTVTCPLHSWKIGLADGEATAPDVGCTKPFSVKVEGSTVWLGL; encoded by the coding sequence ATGAGCACCGCAACCCAGGAAACCACCACCGTCGAGTGGAAGGAAGTCTGCCCGCTGGCCGAGATCCCCGTGCTGGGCTCGCGCGTCGTGCGCGGCACCCGCCATGGCGATATCGCGATCTTCCGCAACAGCGAGGACGAGGTCTTCGCCCTTCACGACAAGTGCCCGCACAAAGGCGGCCCGCTTTCGCAGGGCATCGTGCATGGACGTACGGTCACCTGCCCGCTGCACAGCTGGAAGATCGGGCTGGCCGACGGCGAAGCGACCGCGCCCGACGTGGGCTGCACCAAGCCCTTCTCGGTCAAGGTCGAAGGCAGCACCGTCTGGCTGGGGCTCTGA
- a CDS encoding MBL fold metallo-hydrolase encodes MPGSVYLVSGYEFTEYYFIVSADRRELIAIDAGTRPEAARSALEALRARLGKLPPLTTVLITHAHWDHVGGAPFFRSLDSHPRFIGRGDFAAELTRDAQGDPSTMKRFFGASFHLEDVLGYRPDVTIDHETRLSIGGTQLELIPTRGGETDDAMLIRLPDQGVLFVGDILMPYLGAPFVNEGSPEGMLAAIEQVSALKPRLLLHGHEPLTRIFDSTAMLDDLRVQLTWLRDAAVRELDQGRTRAQIQQENLIPPTLEHSADSVHLAYLVIRENMINRIVEQHSGYWRNGLEGMDALTDADYAAALFDYLGSDESRIADAVEHMIADGRHELAATTLRWAAARLPASKRLDALHRVVYLRLMEKYQEFNPFKYIVYAAQIDQATPSMQSPSQ; translated from the coding sequence GTGCCCGGCAGCGTCTATCTGGTTTCGGGTTACGAGTTCACCGAGTACTACTTCATCGTTTCCGCCGACCGCCGCGAGCTCATCGCGATCGACGCGGGTACCCGTCCCGAAGCGGCACGCAGCGCGCTTGAAGCCCTGCGCGCACGCCTCGGGAAGCTGCCGCCCCTGACGACGGTCCTGATCACGCATGCGCATTGGGATCACGTCGGCGGCGCACCCTTCTTCCGCTCGCTCGACTCGCATCCGCGCTTCATCGGCCGCGGCGACTTCGCGGCGGAACTCACGCGCGACGCCCAGGGCGATCCATCAACGATGAAGCGCTTCTTCGGCGCGAGCTTTCATCTGGAAGATGTCCTGGGTTATCGCCCGGACGTCACCATCGATCACGAGACGCGGCTTTCCATCGGCGGCACACAGTTGGAACTGATCCCGACGCGGGGCGGCGAGACCGACGACGCCATGCTCATCCGCCTGCCCGATCAAGGCGTCCTGTTCGTCGGCGACATCCTCATGCCGTATCTGGGCGCGCCCTTCGTCAACGAAGGCAGCCCCGAGGGCATGCTCGCCGCGATCGAGCAGGTCAGCGCCTTGAAGCCGCGTCTGCTCCTGCACGGGCACGAGCCGCTGACGCGGATCTTCGATTCCACCGCCATGCTCGACGACCTGCGCGTCCAGCTCACATGGCTGCGCGACGCGGCCGTGCGCGAACTCGACCAGGGCCGCACGCGCGCGCAGATCCAGCAGGAGAACCTGATCCCGCCGACGCTGGAGCACAGCGCGGACTCGGTGCACCTGGCCTATCTCGTGATCCGCGAAAACATGATCAACCGCATCGTCGAGCAGCACAGCGGCTACTGGCGCAACGGGCTCGAAGGCATGGATGCGCTGACCGATGCGGACTACGCCGCGGCGCTGTTCGACTACCTGGGCTCGGACGAGTCGCGTATTGCCGATGCGGTCGAGCACATGATCGCGGACGGTCGCCACGAACTGGCGGCCACCACGCTGCGCTGGGCCGCCGCACGCCTGCCGGCCAGCAAGCGACTCGATGCGCTGCACCGCGTCGTCTACCTGAGGCTCATGGAGAAGTACCAGGAGTTCAACCCCTTCAAGTACATCGTCTATGCAGCGCAGATCGACCAGGCGACGCCGTCGATGCAGTCTCCGTCGCAGTGA